The DNA sequence GGCCGACTGGACCAGCACGCCCCCGAGGCCGGCGCCGGCGGGCCCGGCGACCCCACGCAGGGCGTGCTGCAGGGAGACGAGCCGGCCGACCCGCTCCTCGCCCACGAGGGCCGGGCCGACCGCACCCCACACGGGCTGGCCGACCGCGAAGCCGGTCTGCATGACGAGGACGAGCAGGCAGGTCGCGGCCAGACCGTCGACGACCGCGAGCCCGGCAGCGGCCGCGGCCTGCACCAGGCCCGCGGCGAGCAGCAGGCGCCGCGGCTCGGACCGGTCCGCCAGCGCCCCGGCCGCCCCGGTGGTGGCCACCACCGGCAGGGCGAAGCACAGGAGCAGCGCCGCCACGGAGGCGGCGCCGCCGCTGTCCGCGTGCGCCCGCAGGACGAGGGCCACCATCGCGGCCGAGTCGCCGGCCACCGAGAGGGCCCCGGCGCCGAGGACGACGGCCACGCCGGGGGTGGTCGCCACCGCGTGCCATTCCTGAAAGAAACCTTTCACAATTTGTGAAGGTAGTCTTTCACGTATGCCACGGTCAACCGCTCGTCGCGCGTCACCGAAGAGTCCGGCACCGTCCCCCCGGGCCGCGTCGGACCGCAGCGAGCTGCGGATCACCGACCCGCGGGCCCTGCGGGCGCTGGCCCACCCGGCCCGGCAGCGGGTCGTGACCGAGCTCTACTCGGGCGAGGTCCTCACGGCGACCGAGGCCGCCCGGATCTGCGACGTCACCCCGTCGGCGATGAGCTACCACCTGCGGGCGCTCGCGACGTGGGGGATCGTCGAGCGGGTCGAGTCCGGGGACGGCCGTGAGCGACCGTGGCGTGCGGTGGCCGACAGCATCACGATCACCCCGGGGGCGCACCGGGCTGCCGGCATCGAGGACAGCCGGCTGTCGGTGCACGAGTGGTTCGCCGACCTCGAGGCGGGGCTCGACCGGCTCGCCGTGCTCGTGGCCGACGGGGAGGAGCACGGCATGACCGCCCGGGGACGGCTCTGGTTGACCGACGACGAGGAGCGCGAGCTGCGGGAGTCGCTGCACGCGCTGGTGCGCTCGTACGGGGGCCGCACCAGCCGCGACCACCCCGACGGCGCCCGGCCGTGGGACGTCTACGGCCTGGTGCTGCCCGCCCGCCGCGCCGACCCGCCGGCCTGACCCCCGGCTGATCCACGGTCTGGTCCACGGTCTGGTCCACGGTCTGGTCCACGGTCTGATCCACCCGCCCGGGCCCGGAGACGGCACGGGACGACGCACTGGTGCCGCGTCCTACGTCACTGATCGGCCGCCCCGATCACTGACGTAGCGAGCCACCGGGCGCATCGGCCCTGGGCCAAGTCACTGACCACCATCCGGATCAATGACGTGGCGACCCGCCGGGTGCATCGGCCCTGGGCTACGTCACTGACCACCATCCGGATCAATGGCGTGGTGAGCCGCCGGGTGCACCGGACCTGGGCTACGTCACTGACCACCATCCGGATCAGTGACGTAGGACGGGGAGGACTAGGGCTGGGCCGGGGGCTCGCCCTGCTGGGGCGGCACGGGCGGGGCCTGCTCGGGCGAGGGTGCCGCCGCCTCGGGGGCGGGGCCGGCCGCGGCCGCAGCACCGGCCGGCGGCACCGCACCCGCACCCGCACCCGCACCCGCACCACCGGCATACCCGCTCGGCGGGGGGATGGTGGCCTCGCGCTGGCCGAAGTCGACCTGCACCGGCTCGCGCTCGGCGGCCGTCTCGGTCTCGAAGTACTCCTCGCGGTGCACGCCGAACATCCCGGCGACGACGTTGGAGGGCACCGTCTCGACCTTGGTGTTGAGCTCGCGCACGTTGGCGTTGTAGTAGCGGCGGGCGCTGGCGATGCGGTCCTCG is a window from the Phycicoccus sp. M110.8 genome containing:
- a CDS encoding helix-turn-helix domain-containing protein — protein: MPRSTARRASPKSPAPSPRAASDRSELRITDPRALRALAHPARQRVVTELYSGEVLTATEAARICDVTPSAMSYHLRALATWGIVERVESGDGRERPWRAVADSITITPGAHRAAGIEDSRLSVHEWFADLEAGLDRLAVLVADGEEHGMTARGRLWLTDDEERELRESLHALVRSYGGRTSRDHPDGARPWDVYGLVLPARRADPPA